The segment GCCGCCATTGGGCATCTGGTCGAGGGCGATCAGCGCCGCCCGCTGCACCACGGCGTTGTTGCTCGTTAGACCACCCGCGGTAGACTTCGCATTGCCGATCTCAATCAGGGCATAGATCAACGAATGCTCCAGTACGCGGTCCGACGACGACTCGCGCGAGGGCGACATCTTACCGATCGCCACCATCAGCGGTTCGACACCGCGCCAACTACCAAATCGGCCGATCGCCTCGGCGGCAGCCCGCCGGTTTGGCAACGATTCACTCGACAACAATGCGATAAGTTTCGACAGCGCGTCGCGGTCGCGGAGCACGGAGACGGAGTGGATCGCTGCTTGACGCGCGATGGGATTCGGATCATCCAGAGCCAACCGTAGCGCTTCGCGCGCCGACGGTGTGCCGATTCGCAACAACGCCCAGATCGCGTTCACGTTCTTTCGGGCAGGGCCCGGAGTGGCCCGAGGTCTCTTCTCGAAGATGCGGTTCCGTCCCAATAAAACCGTTTTCAACACAGGCACGGAATCTTCTCCAGCCGCGCCAAGTCCTTGAATGGCGCGATGCCGAACCGCGGGCCGCGCGTCGTCCAGCAGTTCGATCAGGTTCGCCTTCTTCCATTCGAGCTTCGATCCCCGAGGATCAGCGATCCGGTCGGCATCTTTTCGCCGCACGCGATAAATCGCGCCTAACACGTCGGGCTTCACGAGCTGCGACGTCGGGCAACAGAGCTTGTACCATCCGCCGGTATCGACGATCAGCAAGCTGCCGTCGGCATCCTCCAGCACGTCGGTGGGATGGAAGTCGCGGTTGTTCGACACCACAAAATCTTCGTCGCGCGATGCGAAGCTGGCTCCATCTTCCGACAGCACGTGCCGCGTGACCTTCTGCATATTGAACAGGCAGGCGAACAGATTGTCTTGATAGTCTTTGCCGAACACGTCCGATTCGTATCGTGTCAGACCGCAAGGCGCGGCGGGACCGAGATGAGCGAGCACCGGCATCACGTCGGGACTGGTGCGCGGGTGTCCGTCGAGCACGGCGTGGACCTTGCCATACACGCCGCCATACACCGCGTGAATCAGGCCGTCGCGCAGTCCGCCGCCGGGGTGGACCAGAAACGTGGTCGTAAAAATGCGCTCGCCGCCGGGCGTGAACACCACGTCCACCGGGTTATCCATGCCGCCGGTCATCACCGGCTCGATCTGCGTGCCGTCGGGCCGGGCGCGAAAGATGTGCGACGCCTTCGTCACCAGCGGCGGGCGGCCGGGCCGCTCGTAGGTCTGCTCGGCAAAGGCCCCTTTGCACCAGTAAATCCAGCCGTCGGGGCCGAGGTAGGGTCCGTGCAGGTCGTTGGCGCAGCCGGTGAGCGTTTTGCCCTGGAACCATTCTTCTCGTTTGTCGGCCACGCCGTCGCCGTCGGTGTCGGTGAGCTTCCAGATGCTGGGCGGCGCGGCGACATAGAGCGAACCGTCGTACCACATCGTCCCTTCCGGGAACATCAGCTTGTCGGCGAACACCGTGCTGCGGTCGAAGCGGCCGTCGCCGTCGGTGTCTTCCAGCCGCACGACACGGTGCGGCTTCTCTTCAAGCTGCTTCTGCACCTTGTCGTTCGAGCCGGAAGAATCCGACACGTAAAGCCGGCCTCGCTCATCGAAATCAGCCGTGATCGGCCGCTCGACCAGCGGCGCGGCGGCGGCCACTTCGATCGTAAAGCCGCTGGGCAGCGTGAAGGTGTGCCCGTTGAGTTCGATCTGCTCGTTGCTCGCCTCCAAGGCAATGGCACGCGGCGCCGACGCACCAAAAAGGACATACAGCAACGCGACCGGCAGGCGCAAGCGCTTAGCTATTCGCAGCATCGTCGACCTCGATTATCCCATGACGTTGACTTACCATGTCGCCAGTGTAGCTGATTTGTAGGGTGGGACCAGTGAGCTTGCGAGCGCCGGCCCACCATCGGTGCTCCTGGTGGGCCGGCGCTCGCAAGCTCGCTGGTCCCACCCTACAGACTACAGACTATCCGTTGCCGCGAATCGGCACCGGGCGACGCTGGTCGCCCAGGGCTTCCACGGCGACGTAAGTGACCTCGGCCTCCGTCAGCTTCACCGGCTGGCCGTCGCGGTCGGCTTCGACCTCCACGTGCATGGTCACCGAGGTCGTACCGACGCGCACCATCCGCGTCCAGAAACTCACCACGTCGCCGACGAACACCGGTTCGTGGAATTCCACGCGGTTCATGGCCACGGTCACGATGA is part of the Pirellulales bacterium genome and harbors:
- a CDS encoding PVC-type heme-binding CxxCH protein, with the translated sequence MLRIAKRLRLPVALLYVLFGASAPRAIALEASNEQIELNGHTFTLPSGFTIEVAAAAPLVERPITADFDERGRLYVSDSSGSNDKVQKQLEEKPHRVVRLEDTDGDGRFDRSTVFADKLMFPEGTMWYDGSLYVAAPPSIWKLTDTDGDGVADKREEWFQGKTLTGCANDLHGPYLGPDGWIYWCKGAFAEQTYERPGRPPLVTKASHIFRARPDGTQIEPVMTGGMDNPVDVVFTPGGERIFTTTFLVHPGGGLRDGLIHAVYGGVYGKVHAVLDGHPRTSPDVMPVLAHLGPAAPCGLTRYESDVFGKDYQDNLFACLFNMQKVTRHVLSEDGASFASRDEDFVVSNNRDFHPTDVLEDADGSLLIVDTGGWYKLCCPTSQLVKPDVLGAIYRVRRKDADRIADPRGSKLEWKKANLIELLDDARPAVRHRAIQGLGAAGEDSVPVLKTVLLGRNRIFEKRPRATPGPARKNVNAIWALLRIGTPSAREALRLALDDPNPIARQAAIHSVSVLRDRDALSKLIALLSSESLPNRRAAAEAIGRFGSWRGVEPLMVAIGKMSPSRESSSDRVLEHSLIYALIEIGNAKSTAGGLTSNNAVVQRAALIALDQMPNGGLTAETVMPLLAANDSDLRRTAAWVAGHHPDWADALAGYLRQRLADERLSNEDRAELATQLGTFAQSPTIQELLSARMVDGNVTLAERRTVLEAMQRSGLKDVPAPWISALAQLVGVADKKVDPDLLAAIRAVPIARAAAGPVRAALKEFASREGIEDQDRLAALAAVPGGLDAVPTAMFELLTAQLDIDAVAGNRAAAVEVFSKAKLTSDQLTVLAPNFAAVGPLEIDRLLSAFEQSTDAQVGRALLASLGEPAVIPSLRVEMIKPRLAKYPPAVHAEAEKLYARLTADMAAQRARLDELAESLPRGDVRRGQAIFNNTKTACATCHAIGYLGGRIGPDLTRIGQVRAARDLLESIVYPSASFVRSFEPVAVVTVDGLTYNGLVRKDAPDELVLVKSPTEEIRIPRNTIEEIRPGTVSIMPQGLDKQLTPQELADLVVFLQGCK
- a CDS encoding hotdog domain-containing protein; protein product: MTESISSRYLALKAVMMPRDTNPHGTIFGGVLLSFIDQAGAVGALHEARRAGWTERLIVTVAMNRVEFHEPVFVGDVVSFWTRMVRVGTTSVTMHVEVEADRDGQPVKLTEAEVTYVAVEALGDQRRPVPIRGNG